A window from Dysidea avara chromosome 2, odDysAvar1.4, whole genome shotgun sequence encodes these proteins:
- the LOC136248187 gene encoding probable outer membrane protein pmp20 has product MPDPSNDIENCCSGSGSDMDEIPCCNIRNYTFYSIDDVLNNVTTSNTIINISTDVVLSSNVILEGFSDITIIGQGNPTVNCNDIGSVKFVSCNNVTIEGVIWKKCGFDNAPGIEFYNSSDIVLQSSFFHHSVGQTVVLSKMSGNVYINNCQFTHNKYHKGHGAAIYYTSSPEQSTQIQLVINNCNFTCNGPAQSVVYIDNSNNMVTSHISLLQNSAFIQNNGVPIYISHTSLILNNSVSFKDNKATAGGGIYSSNSIIKFDDKCNVSFYNNSVRSNGGAIFQTHSKMFITMNALVMLTRNSASGYGGAICTEGRSLFSFEDQSLVIFDDNSAVSGGAVFVNRSAISINASSAVTFSDNNGFNGGPAVNPDNNCDVSFTGHSIVTFTNNTCVDRGGALYCNNNCHMTFNGNSTLTFKNNNAVFGGAIFSDHTSKMSFTDNVTITFTNNTATNGGALDANNCVVSFTGHSMVTFTNNTGMDRGGALNCNNNCHMTFNGNSTLTFNNNNAMNGGAMMSYGNSSILFDEGTTVMFNENTAITGGGIHADNCNVSFTGKSAVKFRSNYASGGGAVMIQYSSYIKFHGNSTVKYNSNKADLGTLTSAFSSYVLFYENTKALFTNNNAIWGGAISVHNSKVSIDGNSRVTLSRNKANDTGGAMECIFNSRFSFAGNSVLTFSDNSAVYGGGAIDLYSGGNCYTRFHGNSALSFHNNRARYGGAILSGRTSKMSFTDNVTITFTNNRATHGSVLDANNCVVSFTGHSMVTFTNNTSVDRGGALYCTNNCHMAFNGNSTLTFNKNNATNGGAMMPDGSSRISFDESTTVMFNGNVATDRGGAMHCNTNSRLSFGGNSLLTFSDNSAVYGGGAINSFPGGNCYTTFHGNSILSFHNNKARYGGAILSGRTSKMSFTDNVTITFTNNTATHGGALDANNCVVSFTGHSMVAFTNNTGVDRGGALYCTNNCHMTFNGNSTLTFKKNNATNGGAMMPDGSSRISFDESTAVMFNGNVATDRGGAMHCNTNSRLSFGGNSLLTFTNNTATQGGALDANNCDVSFTGHSMVTFTNNTGVDRGGALYCTNNCHMAFNGNSTLTFNKNNATNGGAMMPDGSSRISFDESTTVMFNGNVATDRGGAMHCNTNSKLSFGGNSMLMFSNNSAVYGGGAIDSFSGGNCHTTFHGNSTVSFFNNNAKYGGSILSDVNNKVSFDEHTTVLFINNTAAQGGALDSLRSRVSFNSYSNVTFSNNIAVDSGGALYYISNSHITYNGKSTVTFTNNTASYGGAVSGADNAKLTFDELVKVKFMFNRATFLGGALYTSTNCSIMFHGNSTVLFYANRASYGVNTQIGSNGNTIITFINNTAMQHGGVTHCGGAMYCEGHSDVTLEGNTSVTFTNNTAVHGGAIYITHSTVTITSVSIISFINNNVPGNGGALYFSNNFSITIDFHANILCLNNTANLYGGAVYGNLIQQADNMILFNAGANIKFDNNIALTGHDVYIDIPLSCDDNCINTSIVGIEKETFNQSQLYKHIITSPRKLILQHPAICIDENFTTCGTYYINNIMLGQEISIDACVRDYYDQPTDPVQFLVSSNDDPNYYIIGSRFISISCNKLHGIIVRGNKTRTNANFSISVTSHSGSQSNLETISISLKIELSSCYPGFYYDIDKESCDCYSDGDIVSCSDSTSFIKRGYWFGVVGDKPTVAVCPNNYCNFTCCEATNGFYELSPVRMNQCSSHRSGTACGSCEEGYTLSFDSVECVSVNQCTTGQTVMVVTLSMIYWIVIVILVFIVTYYHVGIGYLYAITYYYSMLDILLSQNLYQSKGLFTTVTTLSSIVKITPQFLGQFCFVKDMSGIDQQFIHYVHPLAVTTIVAAICLLARVSYKFSAFISKGIIHLICFLLLLSYTSVTTTSLLLLRSLTFDNVDKVYTYLSPDIEYWHGRHLPYFTVAVLCTLVIVIGLPLLLLLEPFLNHKINFTRIKPLLDQLQGCYKDKYRCFSAYYLICRVIIISPLSV; this is encoded by the exons ATGCCTGATCCTAGTAATGATATTGAAAATTGTTGTAGTGGTTCAGGCAGTGATATGGATGAAATTCCATGTTGTAATATCAGAAACTATACTTTCTACTCAATTGATGATGTATTGAATAATGTCACTACTAGTAACACCATTATCAACATATCAACTGATGTTGTGTTGTCTTCAAATGTGATACTTGAAGGTTTCAGTGATATTACAATAATTGGACAAGGAAATCCCACTGTGAACTGTAATGATATTGGATCAGTGAAGTTTGTATCCTGCAATAATGTCACTATTGAAGGTGTCATCTGGAAGAAGTGTGGTTTTGATAATGCTCCAGGAATTGAGTTTTACAACTCGTCTGATATAGTGCTTCaaagttcatttttccaccACTCAGTAGGACAAACTGTTGTACTGTCAAAAATGTCAGGAAATGTGTACATTAACAATTGTCAGTTTACACATAACAAATACCACAAAGGTCATGGAGCAGCTATTTACTATACATCTAGTCCTGAACAAAGTACTCAGATACAGTTGGTAATTAACAATTGTAATTTCACTTGTAATGGACCAGCTCAAAGTGTTGTTTACATTGATAATTCAAACAATATGGTTACTAGCCATATTTCTTTACTGCAAAATTCTGCATTTATCCAAAACAATGGAGTACCTATTTACATTTCACACACCAGCCTAATTCTCAATAACAGTGTATCATTCAAGGATAATAAAGCCACTGCAGGTGGAGGTATTTATAGTAGTAACTCTATTATCAAATTTGATGACAAGTGTAATGTGAGTTTCTATAATAATTCAGTTAGAAGTAATGGTGGAGCCATCTTTCAAACTCATTCCAAAATGTTCATCACAATGAATGCTTTAGTAATGCTTACAAGGAATTCAGCATCTGGATATGGTGGTGCTATATGCACTGAGGGAAGGTCACTCTTCTCATTTGAAGATCAGTCACTAGTAATATTTGATGATAACTCAGCTGTGAGTGGAGGAGCAGTGTTTGTCAACAGGTCTGCTATCTCGATCAATGCAAGCTCAGCAGTGACATTTAGTGATAATAATGGTTTTAATGGTGGACCCGCTGTGAATCCTGATAATAATTGTGATGTATCATTTACTGGCCACTCTATAGTGACATTTACTAACAATACTTGTGTGGATAGAGGTGGAGCATTGTACTGTAATAACAACTGTCACATGACTTTTAATGGAAACTCAACTTTAACATTTAAGAACAACAATGCTGTGTTTGGAGGAGCCATATTCTCTGATCATACTAGCAAAATGTCATTTACTGACAATGTAACAATAACATTCACTAACAACACAGCAACAAATGGTGGTGCTTTAGATGCTAATAATTGTGTTGTATCATTTACTGGCCACTCTATGGTGACATTTACTAACAATACTGGCATGGACAGAGGTGGAGCATTAAACTGTAATAACAACTGTCACATGACTTTTAATGGAAATTCAACTTTAACATTTAACAACAACAATGCTATGAATGGAGGAGCTATGATGTCTTATGGTAATAGCAGTATTTTATTTGATGAGGGTACAACAGTAATGTTTAATGAAAACACAGCAATAACTGGTGGCGGTATTCATGCAGACAATTGTAATGTTTCATTCACAGGAAAATCAGCTGTAAAGTTTAGAAGTAATTATGCTAGTGGAGGAGGAGCAGTAATGATTCAATATAGTTCATATATTAAGTTTCATGGAAATTCAACTGTTAAATATAACAGCAACAAGGCTGATTTAGGAACTCTAACCTCTGCTTTTTCTTCTTATGTGCTATTTTATGAAAACACAAAGGCATTATTCACTAACAATAATGCAATATGGGGTGGAGCCATTTCTGTGCATAATTCAAAGGTTTCAATTGATGGAAATTCAAGAGTAACGTTAAGCAGAAATAAAGCCAATGATACGGGAGGCGCTATGGAATGCATCTTTAATTCTAGATTCTCATTTGCTGGCAACTCAGTGTTGACATTCAGTGACAACAGTGCTGTGTATGGAGGTGGAGCTATAGACTTATATTCTGGAGGTAACTGCTATACAAGGTTTCATGGAAACTCTGCCCTGTCATTCCATAACAACAGAGCCAGGTACGGAGGAGCCATACTCTCTGGTCGTACTAGCAAAATGTCATTTACTGACAATGTAACAATAACATTCACTAACAACAGAGCAACACATGGTAGTGTTTTAGATGCTAATAATTGTGTTGTATCATTTACTGGCCACTCTATGGTGACATTTACTAACAATACTAGTGTTGATAGAGGTGGAGCATTGTACTGTACTAACAACTGTCACATGGCTTTTAATGGAAACTCAACATTAACGTTTAACAAAAATAATGCCACCAATGGAGGAGCTATGATGCCTGATGGTAGTAGCAGAATTTCATTTGATGAGAGCACAACAGTAATGTTTAATGGAAATGTGGCCACTGACAGAGGAGGAGCTATGCACTGCAACACCAATTCTAGATTATCATTTGGTGGTAACTCATTGTTAACATTCAGTGACAACAGTGCTGTGTATGGAGGTGGAGCTATAAACTCATTCCCTGGAGGTAACTGCTACACAACATTTCATGGAAACTCAATCCTGTCATTCCATAACAACAAAGCCAGgtatggaggagccatactctCTGGTCGTACTAGCAAAATGTCATTTACTGACAATGTAACAATAACATTCACTAACAACACAGCAACACATGGTGGTGCTTTAGATGCTAATAATTGTGTTGTATCATTTACTGGCCACTCTATGGTGGCATTTACTAACAATACTGGTGTGGATAGAGGTGGAGCATTGTACTGTACTAACAACTGTCACATGACTTTTAATGGAAACTCAACACTAACGTTTAAAAAAAATAATGCCACCAATGGAGGAGCTATGATGCCTGATGGTAGTAGCAGAATTTCATTTGATGAGAGCACAGCAGTAATGTTTAATGGAAATGTGGCCACTGACAGAGGAGGAGCTATGCACTGCAACACCAATTCTAGATTATCATTTGGTGGTAACTCATTGTTAACATTCACTAACAACACAGCAACACAGGGTGGTGCTTTAGATGCTAATAATTGTGATGTATCATTTACTGGCCACTCTATGGTGACATTTACTAACAATACTGGTGTGGATAGAGGTGGAGCTTTGTACTGTACTAACAACTGTCACATGGCTTTTAATGGAAACTCAACATTAACGTTTAACAAAAATAATGCCACCAATGGAGGAGCTATGATGCCTGATGGTAGTAGCAGAATTTCATTTGATGAGAGCACAACAGTAATGTTTAATGGAAATGTGGCCACTGACAGAGGAGGAGCTATGCACTGCAACACCAATTCTAAATTATCATTTGGTGGCAACTCCATGTTAATGTTCAGTAACAACAGTGCTGTGTATGGAGGTGGAGCTATAGACTCATTCTCTGGAGGTAACTGCCACACAACATTTCATGGAAACTCaactgtgtcattctttaacaACAATGCCAAATATGGTGGTAGTATATTGTCTGATGTTAATAACAAAGTTTCATTCGATGAACACACAACAGTATTGTTCATTAACAATACAGCAGCACAAGGAGGTGCTTTGGATTCTCTTAGATCCAGGGTATCATTTAACAGCTACTCAAATGTGACATTTAGTAACAACATTGCTGTGGATAGTGGAGGTGCATTGTACTACATTTCCAACTCTCACATAACTTATAATGGAAAGTCAACTGTTACATTTACCAATAACACAGCCAGTTATGGAGGAGCTGTTAGTGGAGCTGATAATGCAAAACTTACCTTTGATGAACTTGTTAAAGTGAAATTCATGTTTAATAGAGCTACGTTTTTGGGAGGAGCTTTGTATACTAGTACTAACTGCTCTATAATGTTTCATGGAAATTCAACTGTCTTATTTTATGCCAATAGAGCTTCATATGGTGTTAATACTCAAATTGGCTCCAATGGTAACACCATTATAACATTCATTAATAACACAGCAATGCAACATGGTGGAGTGACACATTGTGGTGGAGCAATGTATTGTGAAGGCCATTCTGATGTCACGCTAGAAGGAAACACTTCAGTGACATTCACCAACAATACTGCTGTACATGGTGGAGCGATATACATTACCCATTCTACTGTGACAATTACAAGTGTCTCAATCATCAGTTTTATCAACAACAATGTTCCAGGCAATGGAGGTGCTTTAtatttttctaataactttTCCATAACAATAGATTTTCATGCTAACATTTTGTGTTTGAACAACACAGCCAATCTATATGGGGGAGCTGTATATGGCAACCTTATCCAACAAGCTGATAACATGATTTTGTTTAATGCTGGTGCTAACATTAAGTTTGATAACAATATTGCCCTCACTGGTCATGATGTTTACATAGATATACCATTATCATGTGATGACAACTGTATAAATACAAGTATTGTTGGAATTGAAAAGGAAACTTTCAATCAAAGTCAGTTGTATAAACACATTATTACCTCTCCCAGAAAACTGATATTGCAACATCCAGCTATATGCATTGATGAAAATTTCACTACTTGTGGGACATATTATATAAACAACATAATGCTTGGTCAAGAAATTAGTATTGATGCCTGTGTAAGGGACTATTATGATCAACCAACTGATCCAGTGCAGTTTTTAGTGAGCAGTAATGATGATCCAAACTACTATATTATTGGTTCGAGGTTCATATCAATATCATGTAACAAACTTCATGGCATCATTGTACGTGGAAATAAAACTCGTACCAATGCAAActtttcaatatcagtaacATCACATTCTGGTAGTCAATCTAACCTCGAGACAATTTCCATCAGTTTAAAAATAGAGCTTTCATCATGTTACCCTGGTTTTTATTATGACATAGATAAAGAAAGTTGTGACTGTTATAGTGATGGTGACATTGTGTCTTGTTCTGATAGTACATCATTTATCAAGAGAGGTTATTGGTTTGGAGTAGTCGGTGATAAACCAACAGTGGCAGTTTGTCCCAACAATTACTGTAACTTTACTTGCTGTGAAGCCACTAATGGATTTTATGAACTCTCACCAGTGAGAATGAATCAGTGTAGCTCACACAGATCTGGTactgcttgtggtagttgtgaagaAGGCTATACTCTCTCATTTGATTCTGTAGAATGTGTAAGTGTTAACCAGTGTACAACTGGACAGACAGTAATGGTAGTCACATTATCAATGATATACTGGATAGTCATAGTTATACTAGTGTTTATTGTGACATACTATCATGTTGGGATTGGTTATTTGTAtgctattacatactattacagtatgctGGATATTTTACTGAGCCAAAATTTATACCAATCAAAAGGATTGTTTACAACTGTTACCACTTTGTCCAGTATTGTGAAAATCACTCCTCAATTTCTGGGACAGTTTTGCTTTGTAAAAGATATGAGTGGAATTGACCAACAATTCATTCATTATGTACATCCACTAGCTGTCACTACTATTGTAGCAGCAATCTGCCTATTAGCACGAGTATCATACAAGTTTTCAGCATTTATTAGCAAAGGAATTATCCATCTTATATGTTTCCTTCTGCTCTTGTCTTATACTTCTGTGACCACAACTTCATTACTGTTGTTGAGATCACTGACATTTGATAATGTGgataaggtttacacttaccTATCACCTGACATAGAATACTGGCATGGTCGTCATCTACCATATTTTACTGTAGCAGTGTTATGTACACTAGTGATTGTGATTGGTCTACCACTTCTACTGCTACTAGAGCCATTTCTTAACCACAAGATCAACTTCACCAGGATAAAACCATTACTGGATCAGTTACAAGGATGCTACAAAGATAAGTATCGTTGCTTTTCAGCTTATTACTTGATTTGTCGAGTCATTATTATTTCG CCATTATCAGTATAA